Proteins from one Dermacentor variabilis isolate Ectoservices chromosome 1, ASM5094787v1, whole genome shotgun sequence genomic window:
- the LOC142558059 gene encoding ubiquitin-like protein NEDD8, whose translation MLIKVKTLTGKEIEIDIEPNDKVERIKERVEEKEGIPPAQQRLIYSGKQMNDDKTATDYKVMGGSVLHLVLALRGGRWKPCQQ comes from the exons ATGCTTATCAAAGTCAAG ACGCTCACCGGCAAGGAG ATAGAAATTGACATTGAGCCCAACGATAAG GTTGAGCGAATCAAGGAGAGGGTTGAAGAAAAGGAAGGCATCCCACCGGCGCAGCAACGGTTGATTTACAGCGGCAAACAGAT GAACGACGACAAGACAGCAACAGACTACAAGGTCATGGGCGGCTCCGTACTACATCTGGTGCTAGCTCTGCGTGGTGGGCGATGGAAGCCCTGTCAACAGTAG